A DNA window from Ipomoea triloba cultivar NCNSP0323 chromosome 10, ASM357664v1 contains the following coding sequences:
- the LOC116031887 gene encoding uncharacterized protein LOC116031887 isoform X2 translates to MAHTRTSSHFQLLSSLSKTSSLGVSGGPDSMALCVLAASWKTSSHDIGLIADKRSESIDGLLAIVVDHGLRSESKAEANLVQRRVTDMGIKCEIAHCEWPEGRPKQGHLQEAARNKRYEILQSVCIQHHMSVILIAHHADDQAELFILRLSRNSGVLGLAGMAFVSELFYKQPSSNLESFGHRRSVLVRPLLEFSKEDMYKICQAAHQEWVEDPTNRSQLFARNRIRMSLTNLSSSAFKSELQDLITTCRRTRLHVDRICSNLIHHAVIITPLGYAVVDLGLLNPSKVKDIILSKFISLILQFVSQRQRPIRGSALKLLLDYIRTFPCKTCLTAAGCYLSPAPGSKGTKMLVCCSPNADLPLKTELLDTSVNEVRNCYSSDVEQIITEAKLYADQFSQDELGVRYLDLRPSDSLLVEAKRQGVLSESTYWSIVSLQKKESENFRSKSDTILDFQFENEESANDVPSRVLYEEKTGYFMNRFLVKWNLNKKMSCNLFSTKDTDLSRVENWNSCSSRVIGHDLLVEVRHMVDADWLYLAKLAESQNERLVPFPSGVDRKTGRISCSDYVKQSAERALLTLKSIPVAARRTLPVLVNSDGLLLSIPSIEFQHCPCLEASAVFKPMVPLGAGYTSFL, encoded by the exons ATGGCTCATACCAGAACCTCCTCGCACTTCCAACTCTTATCCTCCCTTTCTAAAACCTCGT caTTGGGTGTTTCTGGTGGTCCCGACAGCATGGCCTTGTGTGTATTAGCTGCGTCATGGAAAACAAGCAGTCATGATATTGGTCTTATTGCTGATAAGAGAAGCGAGTCCATTGATGGACTTTTGGCTATTGTTGTTGACCATGGATTACGCTCTGAGAGTAAAGCTGAGGCCAATCTTGTTCAGCGTCGAGTTACTGATATGG GAATTAAATGTGAGATTGCTCACTGTGAATGGCCTGAAGGTAGACCAAAACAGGGACACTTGCAAGAAGCAGCTCGTAATAAAAG ATATGAAATTTTGCAAAGTGTTTGCATCCAACATCACATGAGCGTGATATTAATTGCACATCATGCAGATGACCAG GCAGAGTTGTTCATTCTGAGATTATCTCGGAATAGTGGTGTGCTTGGGCTTGCTGGTATGGCGTTTGTATCAGAATTGTTCTATAAACAACCATCTTCCAATCTGGAATCTTTCGGACACCGTAGATCTGTATTGGTTAGACCGCTCTTGGAATTCTCAAAAGAAGATATGTACAAG ATATGTCAAGCGGCCCACCAAGAATGGGTGGAGGATCCAACTAATCGAAGCCAATTATTTGCTCGTAATAGAATTCGAATGTCATTGACCAACTTGTCATCAT CTGCCTTCAAATCCGAGTTACAAGATCTTATAACAACCTGTCGAAGAACAAGGTTGCATGTTGACAGAATTTGTTCCAACCTAATTCATCATGCCGTGATCATCACACCT CTAGGGTATGCAGTGGTTGATCTAGGACTTCTGAATCCCTCAAAAGTCAAGGACATAATCCTTTCAAAGttcatttccttaattttaCAG TTTGTTTCCCAAAGACAAAGACCTATTCGAGGGAGTGCTTTAAAGTTGCTACTTGACTATATTCGTACTTTCCCATGCAAG ACCTGCCTTACAGCAGCTGGTTGTTACCTAAGTCCAGCACCTGGTTCCAAAGGCACCAAAATGTTGGTCTGCTGCTCTCCCAATGCCGATCTCCCATTGAAGACGGAATTACTGGATACATCTGTCAATGAAGTGCGGAACTGCTATTCAAGTGATGTAGAGCAAATAATAACAGAAGCAAAATTATATGCAGATCAATTTTCTCAGGATGAATTGGGTGTGCGATATTTAGATTTAAGACCTTCAGATTCTCTTCTAGTTGAAGCCAAAAGGCAAGGCGTTCTTAGTGAGTCTACGTATTGGAGTATTGTTTCTTTGCAGAAAAAGGAGAGTGAAAATTTCAGGTCTAAATCTGATACCATCCTTGATTTCCAGTTTGAAAATGAAGAATCTGCCAATGATGTTCCAAGCAGAGTACTTTACGAAGAGAAAACTGGTTACTTCATGAACAGGTTTTTGGTGAAATGGAATTTGAACAAGAAAATGTCTTGCAACTTGTTTTCCACGAAAGACACAGATCTTAGTAGAGTGGAAAATTGGAACTCTTGCAGTTCACGTGTAATTGGTCATGATTTGTTAGTTGAGGTGCGGCACATGGTGGATGCTGATTGGCTGTACCTTGCAAAGCTAGCAGAGAGTCAGAATGAACGATTAGTTCCATTTCCTTCTGGTGTTGACCGTAAAACTGGGAGAATCTCATGTTCTGATTATGTGAAGCAATCAGCCGAAAGGGCTCTCCTTACGTTGAAATCTATTCCAGTTGCTGCAAGAAGAACTCTACCTGTCTTGGTTAACAGTGATGGACTACTATTAAGCATCCCG AGTATTGAGTTCCAGCACTGTCCCTGCTTGGAGGCTTCTGCTGTGTTCAAGCCCATGGTACCACTTGGTGCTGGTTACACTTCATTCCTCtag
- the LOC116031887 gene encoding uncharacterized protein LOC116031887 isoform X1 — translation MAHTRTSSHFQLLSSLSKTSCKLSKFGNYNSFFYVRALCSCSSHHQANGTIDLSNYKETFAKRMAMAGLKPHHRIALGVSGGPDSMALCVLAASWKTSSHDIGLIADKRSESIDGLLAIVVDHGLRSESKAEANLVQRRVTDMGIKCEIAHCEWPEGRPKQGHLQEAARNKRYEILQSVCIQHHMSVILIAHHADDQAELFILRLSRNSGVLGLAGMAFVSELFYKQPSSNLESFGHRRSVLVRPLLEFSKEDMYKICQAAHQEWVEDPTNRSQLFARNRIRMSLTNLSSSAFKSELQDLITTCRRTRLHVDRICSNLIHHAVIITPLGYAVVDLGLLNPSKVKDIILSKFISLILQFVSQRQRPIRGSALKLLLDYIRTFPCKTCLTAAGCYLSPAPGSKGTKMLVCCSPNADLPLKTELLDTSVNEVRNCYSSDVEQIITEAKLYADQFSQDELGVRYLDLRPSDSLLVEAKRQGVLSESTYWSIVSLQKKESENFRSKSDTILDFQFENEESANDVPSRVLYEEKTGYFMNRFLVKWNLNKKMSCNLFSTKDTDLSRVENWNSCSSRVIGHDLLVEVRHMVDADWLYLAKLAESQNERLVPFPSGVDRKTGRISCSDYVKQSAERALLTLKSIPVAARRTLPVLVNSDGLLLSIPSIEFQHCPCLEASAVFKPMVPLGAGYTSFL, via the exons ATGGCTCATACCAGAACCTCCTCGCACTTCCAACTCTTATCCTCCCTTTCTAAAACCTCGTGTAAACTCTCCAAATTTGGAAATTATAATTCCTTCTTTTATGTTCGTGCTCTATGCTCTTGCTCCAGTCATCACCAGGCAAACGGGACAATTGATTTGTCAAACTACAAAGAGACTTTTGCCAAGCGCATGGCCATGGCTGGCCTCAAACCTCATCACCGTATTG caTTGGGTGTTTCTGGTGGTCCCGACAGCATGGCCTTGTGTGTATTAGCTGCGTCATGGAAAACAAGCAGTCATGATATTGGTCTTATTGCTGATAAGAGAAGCGAGTCCATTGATGGACTTTTGGCTATTGTTGTTGACCATGGATTACGCTCTGAGAGTAAAGCTGAGGCCAATCTTGTTCAGCGTCGAGTTACTGATATGG GAATTAAATGTGAGATTGCTCACTGTGAATGGCCTGAAGGTAGACCAAAACAGGGACACTTGCAAGAAGCAGCTCGTAATAAAAG ATATGAAATTTTGCAAAGTGTTTGCATCCAACATCACATGAGCGTGATATTAATTGCACATCATGCAGATGACCAG GCAGAGTTGTTCATTCTGAGATTATCTCGGAATAGTGGTGTGCTTGGGCTTGCTGGTATGGCGTTTGTATCAGAATTGTTCTATAAACAACCATCTTCCAATCTGGAATCTTTCGGACACCGTAGATCTGTATTGGTTAGACCGCTCTTGGAATTCTCAAAAGAAGATATGTACAAG ATATGTCAAGCGGCCCACCAAGAATGGGTGGAGGATCCAACTAATCGAAGCCAATTATTTGCTCGTAATAGAATTCGAATGTCATTGACCAACTTGTCATCAT CTGCCTTCAAATCCGAGTTACAAGATCTTATAACAACCTGTCGAAGAACAAGGTTGCATGTTGACAGAATTTGTTCCAACCTAATTCATCATGCCGTGATCATCACACCT CTAGGGTATGCAGTGGTTGATCTAGGACTTCTGAATCCCTCAAAAGTCAAGGACATAATCCTTTCAAAGttcatttccttaattttaCAG TTTGTTTCCCAAAGACAAAGACCTATTCGAGGGAGTGCTTTAAAGTTGCTACTTGACTATATTCGTACTTTCCCATGCAAG ACCTGCCTTACAGCAGCTGGTTGTTACCTAAGTCCAGCACCTGGTTCCAAAGGCACCAAAATGTTGGTCTGCTGCTCTCCCAATGCCGATCTCCCATTGAAGACGGAATTACTGGATACATCTGTCAATGAAGTGCGGAACTGCTATTCAAGTGATGTAGAGCAAATAATAACAGAAGCAAAATTATATGCAGATCAATTTTCTCAGGATGAATTGGGTGTGCGATATTTAGATTTAAGACCTTCAGATTCTCTTCTAGTTGAAGCCAAAAGGCAAGGCGTTCTTAGTGAGTCTACGTATTGGAGTATTGTTTCTTTGCAGAAAAAGGAGAGTGAAAATTTCAGGTCTAAATCTGATACCATCCTTGATTTCCAGTTTGAAAATGAAGAATCTGCCAATGATGTTCCAAGCAGAGTACTTTACGAAGAGAAAACTGGTTACTTCATGAACAGGTTTTTGGTGAAATGGAATTTGAACAAGAAAATGTCTTGCAACTTGTTTTCCACGAAAGACACAGATCTTAGTAGAGTGGAAAATTGGAACTCTTGCAGTTCACGTGTAATTGGTCATGATTTGTTAGTTGAGGTGCGGCACATGGTGGATGCTGATTGGCTGTACCTTGCAAAGCTAGCAGAGAGTCAGAATGAACGATTAGTTCCATTTCCTTCTGGTGTTGACCGTAAAACTGGGAGAATCTCATGTTCTGATTATGTGAAGCAATCAGCCGAAAGGGCTCTCCTTACGTTGAAATCTATTCCAGTTGCTGCAAGAAGAACTCTACCTGTCTTGGTTAACAGTGATGGACTACTATTAAGCATCCCG AGTATTGAGTTCCAGCACTGTCCCTGCTTGGAGGCTTCTGCTGTGTTCAAGCCCATGGTACCACTTGGTGCTGGTTACACTTCATTCCTCtag
- the LOC116031462 gene encoding TMV resistance protein N-like, whose protein sequence is MSSSSSNGGDTETPKWLYDVFLSFRGEDTRKGFVDHLYATLHEKGIHTFRDDEELKRGKSISPELDNAIKGSKFVVVIFSPNYANSSWCLGELVKAVEYAEKQKPAKTLLPVFYGVDPSDVRKQRGTYKEAFDKHIEAKFPEEEIEKWRNALFTVANTSGFDVNNMEDGHESRCIRDIAVKILNQLGSRFSVSADTIGIEPQVENVMSLLTTGPDDDVRIIGIWGMGGIGKSTIARAVFNQICQSFEGSCYLDSVREVSAKTGLDSLQEKLLSETLKEGREKLHTGIDLLMARLSHKKVLIVLDDVDKDEQLEKLAPDYNRFGKGSRIIITTRNSQLLLAHGINPIYDVNLLGAETASKLFNKFAFKDGSPTEEFKEVSLQVVNYAGGLPLAIKVLGSFLHGREKNEWESELERLKAIPRDDIIGKLKLSFDALHDLEKEIFLDIACFYKGKRTQDVWRKLNSFGFQPDIGVKVLIQKSLLYVSDEKFQMHDLVQEMAWYIVRKDHSREPWKFSRLWIPEDICEVLSKESGTETIESIVLDFPQRTKVKINARAFVHMDRLRQLEIHNAKQSLMSKGPSFLPQELQWLSWHKYRSEFLPESFQGEKLVGLELCRSSITKLWQEDKYLDKLKYLNLSYSDKLICTPDFSKIPNLERLDLSNCTSLATVHESIGALKKLVYLNLSHCVEVKSLPSTIHLESLETLLLWECTKLENFPEIVGSMPKLSELHLEGTAIEELPSSIINLSNLVLINLSNCTNLSSLTYSICGLKCLKTLNLRRCSSLEKLPETLGQVDSLEELLVDGTAITQLPPSTTLMKNLKVLSLGSHVKAKGKKTKGKKSDSQTWGIKALSIGNVLPIPKLSLTNKKDPEPPIRPSLTGLSSLRKLDLSYYNKLEEIASDISCLFTLEELNLSGNEFEDFPTTISRLNRLKILKLEKCTNLVSLPDLPLNIALIDADECESLQSVANLSAEHANLWKVSLFGCSKLCEANKNTADLLLNSLLQGNSTRNRRFSILIPGGKIPEWFSDQKMGRSVSIPLPPDWHANFVGFAISVVLDPMAQNSRIGITFKLISQNHREYTTDSISSATMTGEICESGHVWMGFLSFRLFQLLFPDIGVDDWTKIFGCLTISVRNEPWNKPKRCGIRLVYKEDIVKETKTVSTKDNEQSGNLALVVYTGKPGGTEKTKEDEEDISVLTSGVNELGWEVDPIEDDVTQLDNLRRHLPFKIQKTISFDC, encoded by the exons ATGTCGTCGTCGTCTTCAAACGGCGGCGACACTGAAACACCAAAATGGTTGTACGACGTTTTCTTGAGCTTCAGAGGCGAAGACACTCGCAAGGGTTTCGTGGATCACCTCTACGCCACTCTGCACGAGAAAGGGATCCACACCTTCAGAGACGACGAGGAGCTGAAGAGGGGAAAGTCAATTTCGCCGGAGCTCGACAACGCAATTAAGGGGTCCAAGTTCGTAGTGGTTATCTTCTCCCCAAATTATGCCAACTCTAGCTGGTGTCTGGGCGAGCTTGTGAAAGCGGTGGAGTACGCGGAGAAGCAGAAGCCGGCGAAGACGCTGCTCCCGGTGTTCTACGGCGTCGACCCCTCCGACGTAAGAAAACAGCGAGGAACTTACAAAGAGGCTTTTGACAAACACATAGAAGCCAAGTTCCCGGAAGAGGAGATCGAGAAGTGGAGAAATGCTTTGTTTACAGTGGCAAATACATCTGGCTTTGACGTCAATAATATGGAGGATGG GCATGAATCAAGATGCATTAGAGATATTGCCGTTAAAATCTTGAACCAATTGGGAAGTAGGTTCTCGGTAAGTGCGGATACGATTGGAATAGAGCCCCAGGTGGAGAATGTGATGTCGCTGTTAACCACAGGGCCCGACGACGATGTGCGCATAATCGGAATTTGGGGCATGGGAGGGATTGGGAAATCCACCATTGCCAGAGCTGTGTTTAACCAAATCTGCCAAAGCTTCGAAGGCAGCTGCTATCTGGACAGCGTCCGAGAAGTATCGGCGAAAACAGGGCTAGATTCTCTGCAGGAGAAATTGCTCTCGGAGACTCTGAAAGAAGGCAGGGAGAAGCTCCACACCGGCATCGATTTGCTAATGGCGAGGTTGAGCCACAAGAAAGTGCTGATCGTTCTCGACGATGTGGATAAAGATGAACAGCTGGAGAAATTAGCTCCAGATTACAACCGGTTCGGTAAGGGGAGCAGAATCATCATAACAACGAGGAACAGTCAATTGCTATTGGCTCACGGAATTAATCCGATCTACGATGTTAATCTCTTGGGAGCTGAAACGGCGTCGAAGCTCTTCAATAAATTCGCCTTCAAGGATGGCTCTCCAACTGAAGAATTCAAAGAGGTTTCTCTCCAAGTTGTGAATTACGCAGGCGGACTCCCTCTGGCGATCAAAGTTTTAGGATCTTTCCTCCATGGAAGAGAGAAGAACGAATGGGAAAGCGAACTCGAAAGATTGAAAGCGATCCCGCGTGACGATATCATAGGCAAACTCAAACTCAGTTTCGATGCACTTCACGATCTGGAAAAGGAGATATTCCTGGATATTGCTTGTTTCTACAAGGGAAAGAGGACGCAGGATGTTTGGAGAAAGCTGAATAGTTTTGGTTTCCAGCCTGATATTGGAGTGAAGGTTCTGATTCAAAAATCGCTGTTGTATGTATCAGATGAAAAGTTCCAGATGCATGATTTAGTGCAAGAAATGGCTTGGTACATTGTCCGCAAAGACCACTCTAGAGAGCCATGGAAGTTCAGCAGGCTATGGATTCCTGAAGATATTTGTGAAGTATTGAGCAAAGAATCG GGTACAGAGACAATTGAGAGCATAGTTTTAGACTTTCCTCAGAGAACAAAAGTGAAAATTAATGCACGAGCCTTTGTGCATATGGATAGACTACGGCAACTGGAGATCCATAACGCAAAGCAGAGTTTAATGAGCAAAGGTCCAAGTTTTCTGCCACAGGAATTACAGTGGCTCAGTTGGCACAAGTACCGCTCAGAGTTCCTTCCTGAAAGTTTTCAAGGGGAAAAACTTGTTGGCTTGGAACTCTGCCGTAGCAGCATTACAAAACTATGGCAAGAAGATAAG TATCTTGATAAGTTGAAGTACCTCAACCTTAGCTACTCAGATAAGCTGATTTGCACTCCAGACTTCAGTAAAATTCCAAATCTTGAAAGACTTGATCTCAGCAACTGTACTAGTTTGGCAACGGTTCATGAATCCATTGGAGCTCTCAAGAAGCTTgtgtatttaaatttatctcACTGTGTAGAGGTAAAGAGTCTTCCCAGTACTATCCACTTGGAGTCCCTGGAAACACTTCTTCTTTGGGAGTGCACAAAGCTTGAGAATTTCCCAGAAATTGTTGGGTCAATGCCAAAGTTGTCTGAGCTTCACTTGGAAGGGACTGCAATAGAGGAGCTACCATCATCAATCATAAATCTAAGTAATCTGGTCTTGATCAACTTAAGTAACTGCACTAACCTCAGCAGTCTCACCTACAGCATTTGCGGTTTGAAATGCCTCAAGACTCTTAACCTTCGTCGCTGCTCATCGCTTGAAAAATTGCCAGAAACGCTCGGCCAAGTGGATTCTTTGGAGGAGCTTCTGGTGGATGGAACAGCTATTACTCAGCTCCCACCTTCCACTACACTCatgaaaaatttgaaagttttgtCCTTGGGGAGCCATGTTAAGGCAAAGGGTAAGAAGACAAAGGGGAAAAAATCTGACTCACAAACTTGGGGCATCAAGGCACTTTCTATTGGCAATGTTTTGCCCATTCCAAAACTAAGCCTCACTAACAAAAAAGACCCCGAACCACCCATTCGACCTTCTTTAACCGGGCTGTCTTCACTCCGGAAATTGGACCTTAGCTATTACAACAAGTTGGAAGAGATTGCCTCGGATATTAGTTGCTTGTTCACTTTGGAAGAGTTAAATCTGAGTGGAAATGAGTTTGAAGATTTCCCTACGACAATATCTAGACTCAATCGACTCAAGATCCTGAAATTAGAGAAGTGCACAAATCTTGTTTCTCTGCCTGATCTTCCATTGAATATAGCTTTGATAGATGCAGATGAGTGCGAATCATTGCAGAGTGTGGCAAACCTATCAGCAGAGCATGCAAACTTGTGGAAGGTGTCACTTTTCGGTTGCTCCAAACTATGCGAAGCAAATAAAAACACTGCTGACTTGTTACTCAACTCTCTACTCCAG GGAAATTCTACTAGAAACAGGCGATTCAGCATCCTCATTCCTGGAGGCAAGATTCCAGAGTGGTTTAGTGATCAAAAAATGGGCCGTTCTGTATCAATTCCGTTACCTCCAGATTGGCATGCTAATTTCGTTGGATTTGCAATATCAGTTGTGCTTGATCCCATGGCGCAAAACTCAAGAATTGGAATCACATTCAAATTGATCAGCCAAAATCACAGAGAGTATACAACTGATAGTATCTCTTCTGCCACTATGACAGGTGAGATTTGTGAGTCTGGTCATGTTTGGATGGGATTTTTATCATTCCGTCTTTTCCAGCTTCTATTCCCAGACATAGGAGTTGATGATTGGACCAAAATCTTTGGGTGCCTCACTATTTCTGTAAGGAATGAGCCATGGAACAAGCCAAAAAGGTGTGGGATTCGCCTGGTGTACAAGGAAGATATAGTTAAGGAAACAAAAACTGTAAGTACCAAGGACAATGAGCAATCAGGAAACCTTGCCCTTGTGGTTTACACTGGAAAACCAGGAGGAACcgaaaaaacaaaagaagacgAAGAGGATATATCTGTTCTTACATCTGGTGTTAATGAATTGGGATGGGAGGTTGACCCTATTGAGGATGATGTCACACAGTTAGACAATTTAAGAAGACATCTGCCTTTCAAGATTCAGAAGACTATTTCATTTGATTGCTAG